The Planctomycetia bacterium genome includes a window with the following:
- a CDS encoding RraA family protein has translation MMREKFTSAVVCDALDAVGRTHQSPRTPLRPWTTDGVLIGRAKCTLWADMSHADPKPYELELQAVDGCRPDDVIIAAAGGSLRSGIWGELLSTAARNRGCIGTIVDGGVRDVQQMRAMGFAVYAKGTCLYDSKDRQRVIDLDVPVEIDGVRFEPGDLVVADVDGVVVVPRAVEAEVVRRAWEKVHAENITRDAIRGGMGAAAAYEKYGVL, from the coding sequence ATGATGCGCGAGAAGTTTACTTCTGCCGTTGTGTGCGATGCTTTGGATGCCGTCGGGCGGACGCACCAATCGCCGCGCACGCCGCTCCGCCCTTGGACGACCGACGGCGTGCTGATCGGCCGTGCGAAATGTACCCTCTGGGCCGACATGAGCCATGCCGATCCCAAGCCCTACGAGTTGGAGCTGCAGGCCGTCGACGGTTGCCGGCCCGACGATGTGATCATCGCGGCGGCCGGCGGCTCGCTTCGTTCGGGCATCTGGGGCGAGCTGCTTTCGACCGCGGCCCGCAATCGGGGCTGCATCGGCACGATCGTCGACGGCGGAGTGCGCGACGTGCAGCAGATGCGGGCGATGGGCTTCGCCGTCTATGCGAAAGGGACTTGCCTCTACGACTCGAAAGACCGCCAGCGCGTGATCGATCTCGATGTCCCAGTCGAAATCGATGGCGTCCGCTTCGAGCCGGGCGATCTGGTCGTGGCGGACGTCGACGGCGTCGTCGTGGTGCCGCGAGCGGTCGAGGCGGAAGTGGTGCGCCGCGCGTGGGAAAAGGTCCACGCCGAAAACATCACCCGCGATGCGATCCGCGGCGGCATGGGAGCAGCGGCCGCGTATGAGAAGTACGGCGTGCTGTAG
- a CDS encoding PQQ-binding-like beta-propeller repeat protein, with the protein MFYKCLLAGVVGLAGSAVASAGDWPAFRGPHGNGWSEETNVPTKWSKEQNIRWKFKLPDEGNSSPIVVGKRVFITCGQNQGRKRGLYCLDRDDGSLLWSRIVDFDKVLPTHATNPYCSPTPASDGKHVVVWHGSAGLFCYDLEGKELWQRDLGEFRHVWGYAASPIIYQDRVIQNCAPGVKAFLAAFDLKTGKDLWRVDEPTEGNGEKRKDGAPMGTFTTPIVVAQQGQDQIVCFQPRRVVAYQPADGKIIWESTLVNPKGDLAYSSPMIADGVCVALGGYNGSGIAFKLGAKGDIGEKDRLWYKPRNPQSIGTGVVVGGYLYVPDAGPNTIRCLELLTGKEAWSERIGDGAYWGSIVMAEGRAYVTTQAGTTIVFKPSPEKFELIAENKLGEHSNSTPAISDGRILIRTFEHLYCIGEK; encoded by the coding sequence ATGTTTTATAAGTGCCTCCTCGCCGGTGTCGTTGGGCTCGCAGGGTCGGCCGTTGCCAGCGCCGGAGACTGGCCGGCGTTTCGCGGGCCGCACGGCAACGGTTGGTCGGAAGAAACGAACGTGCCGACGAAGTGGAGCAAAGAACAAAACATTCGGTGGAAGTTCAAGCTGCCCGACGAAGGGAATAGCTCGCCGATCGTCGTCGGTAAGCGCGTCTTCATCACCTGCGGGCAAAACCAAGGGCGGAAGCGCGGGCTCTATTGTCTCGATCGCGACGACGGCTCTTTGCTTTGGTCGCGGATCGTCGACTTCGATAAGGTGCTGCCGACGCACGCCACCAATCCTTATTGCTCTCCCACTCCGGCGAGCGACGGCAAGCATGTCGTCGTGTGGCACGGCTCGGCCGGCCTGTTCTGTTACGATCTCGAGGGGAAGGAGCTTTGGCAGCGCGACCTCGGCGAGTTTCGCCATGTGTGGGGCTACGCCGCCTCGCCGATCATCTACCAAGATCGGGTCATCCAAAACTGCGCGCCGGGCGTCAAGGCTTTCTTGGCAGCGTTCGACCTCAAGACCGGGAAAGATCTGTGGCGCGTCGACGAGCCGACCGAAGGAAACGGCGAGAAGCGCAAAGACGGCGCACCGATGGGAACGTTCACGACTCCGATCGTCGTCGCGCAGCAAGGGCAGGATCAGATCGTTTGCTTCCAGCCGCGGCGCGTCGTCGCCTATCAACCGGCCGACGGCAAGATCATCTGGGAAAGCACGCTCGTGAATCCCAAGGGAGATTTGGCTTACTCGTCGCCGATGATCGCCGACGGTGTCTGCGTCGCCTTAGGTGGCTACAACGGTAGCGGCATCGCTTTCAAGCTCGGCGCCAAAGGAGACATCGGCGAGAAGGATCGGCTCTGGTACAAGCCTCGCAATCCGCAAAGCATCGGCACCGGCGTCGTCGTCGGCGGCTATCTCTACGTTCCCGACGCCGGGCCGAATACGATCCGCTGCCTCGAGCTGTTGACGGGCAAGGAAGCGTGGAGCGAGCGCATCGGCGACGGGGCGTATTGGGGCTCGATCGTCATGGCCGAAGGACGCGCGTACGTCACGACGCAAGCCGGCACGACGATCGTGTTCAAGCCGAGCCCGGAGAAGTTCGAACTGATCGCGGAAAACAAACTGGGCGAGCACAGCAACTCGACCCCGGCGATCTCCGACGGCCGAATCTTGATCCGCACGTTCGAGCATCTGTACTGCATCGGGGAGAAGTAA